A region of Scylla paramamosain isolate STU-SP2022 chromosome 25, ASM3559412v1, whole genome shotgun sequence DNA encodes the following proteins:
- the LOC135113035 gene encoding pyridoxal-dependent decarboxylase domain-containing protein 1-like: protein MEDTKEDNKPGDQKENSEAKKMGKGGLEVCEGGKKSVGSAEVTENGKPEAQHIKEDTEAGLKKEAEEKIKENITKEEEGQTDCDTQTNTPEKKKMQKIKTERVGGGAEGATSREDKEVDEEEEEEGEEEEEEEDVFAGLSTFAGEVFGTLATPTDPLSGEERSPRPLSLNGSDLSSTMRLLQDLVTYDEDDPEMTYCPGPLDGQGRLAAVSHLLAALVTTLDPQHLRRLASRIMSDTCLWVSRLFRHFESTAYIHEDVREGVVRVCRMLLHARYPRLASEGFQALYARPPVIYTSSTVRPGLPNHLANMLGLGSSCVRVVPCNSVVGSPLAMDVAALDRMMVEDSAAQKKPLLVIANAGGGALGGVDSVGRVLELCSAHDAWLHVEGHALAALTLPNTPNLPAKIGDSMTLPLSLWLGIPSLPYVTLYKAQETSAVHSAGLTALSLHVRLSCLPLWTTLMTLGQSGVVSRFQHAFELGRHLQLHLSTLPRIRLLSPAPLEGSTVVTIQDLVSKPISTAQLLETVSGSVVFQYIEEASSNSGGGRAISTKNSEYYDNLNSWLGQVVRRDVGTIPLELVQLETAGLVLRWSPLEGPDTYHITLADVDHLIDSLHHQLDILNATVEQRKTFTSLVSSATNLQLVEIPGWAGLGGVRYLADLWLDQETFTPANRADINALNVHLVSQLKATDSAFSLGEGSDGLNCVRFGMVTADTDLSDLLSLVITTGKEIEKSSRFLDQMTDIVRKGIEAATEDLKRENEERLWQEGILRHVPIVGSVYNWFSPPPPPGIKGRTLDLTAGVLESTENIYRYHMQIRHGSAPTRSETKLPPAPSIQTPVTPSASSPSHSRSSSTTSALTPGSTHSRNTSENQPIATQQDGKAAVSANGVPAPALQSAVVAVQGQ from the exons ATGGAGGACACAAAGGAGGATAACAAGCCTGGG GATCAAAAAGAAAATTCAGAAGCCAAGAAGATGGGGAAGGGTGGGCTGGAGGTGTGCGAGGGAGGCAAGAAGAGTGTGGG GTCAGCAGAGGTGACAGAAAATGGCAAACCAGAAGCACAGCATATTAAGGAGGACACAGAAGCAGGACTGAagaaagaggcggaggagaagataaaggaaaacatcaccaaagaagaggagggccAGACAGACTgcgacacacaaacaaacacaccagagaagaagaaaatgcagaaaatcaaaacagaaagagtgggaggaggggcAGAAGGAGCAACAAGCAGGGAGGATaaggaagtggatgaggaggaggaagaggaaggggaggaggaagaggaagaggaggatgtgttTGCAGGGCTGTCCACCTTTGCTGGGGAGGTGTTCGGCACGCTGGCCACCCCTACCGACCCTCTGTCAGGCGAGGAGAGGAGCCCCAGACCCCTCTCACTCAATGGGTCcgacctctcctccaccatgaGGCTCCTGCAG gaTCTGGTGACCTACGACGAGGATGACCCTGAGATGACCTACTGCCCTGGGCCGCTGGATGGGCAGGGTCGTCTTGCTGCCGTGTCACACCTGCTGGCAGCGCTGGTCACCACACTTGACCCTCAACACCTGCGCCGCCTCGCCTCCCGTATCATGTCTGACACGTGTCTCTGGGTGTCCAGGctcttcag GCACTTTGAGTCAACCGCTTACATCCATGAGGATGTGCGTGAGGGCGTGGTGCGGGTGTGCCGGATGCTGCTGCATGCCCGCTACCCACGCCTGGCCTCAGAGGGCTTCCAGGCGCTGTATGCACGGCCGCCTGTCATCTACACTAGCAGCACTGTCCGCCCTGGCCTGCCCAACCACCTGGCAAACATG CTTGGTTTGGGGTCGtcctgtgtgcgtgtggtgcCCTGCAACTCAGTGGTGGGGTCGCCGCTGGCCATGGACGTGGCCGCACTGGACCGCATGATGGTGGAGGACTCTGCTGCACAGAAGAAGCCTCTCCTGGTCATCGCCAATGCTG GAGGCGGAGCACTGGGCGGTGTGGACAGCGTGGGGCGGGTGCTGGAGCTGTGCAGTGCCCACGACGCCTGGCTGCATGTGGAGGGACATGCCCTGGCTGCCCTCACCTTGCCCAACACCCCTAACCTG CCAGCTAAGATTGGTGACAGCATgaccctccctctgtccctctggCTGGGAATACCATCGCTGCCTTACGTT ACTCTGTACAAGGCTCAGGAGACGTCAGCAGTGCATTCAGCGGGGCTCACAGCGCTGAGTCTGCACGTCCGTCTATCTTGTCTTCCGCTGTGGACCACACTTATG ACGCTGGGGCAAAGTGGCGTTGTGTCACGGTTCCAGCATGCCTTTGAGCTGggacgtcacctgcagctgcaCCTCAGCACCCTGCCCAGGATAAGACTGCTG AGCCCTGCGCCACTGGAGGGCAGCACTGTGGTCACCATTCAGGACCTCGTCAGCAAGCCTATCAGCACTgca cAACTCCTGGAGACAGTGAGCGGATCTGTGGTATTCCAGTACATTGAGGAggccagcagcaacagcggcggcggcagggcCATCAGCACCAAGAACTCTGAATATTACGACAACCTCAActcttgg CTGGGGCAGGTGGTGCGGAGGGACGTGGGCACCATCCCACTGGAGTTAGTGCAGCTGGAGACAGCCGGCCTGGTGCTACGGTGGAGTCCCCTGGAGGGCCCTGACACCTACCACATCACCTTGGCTGACGTGGACCACCTCATcgactccctccaccaccagctg GACATCCTCAACGCCACAGTGGAGCAACGCAAGACCTTCACCAGCCTTGTCTCCTCGGCCACCAACCTGCAGCTGGTGGAGATCCCTGGCTGGGCGGGCTTGGGCGGGGTGAGGTATCTGGCCGACCTGTGGCTGGACCAAGAGACATTTACGCCAGCCAACCGTGCAGACATTAATGCTCTCAATGTACATCTTGTGTCCCAACTGAAGGCTACAGACTCTGCATTCTCTCTgg GGGAGGGCAGCGACGGCCTCAACTGTGTGCGGTTTGGCATGGTGACGGCCGACACAGACCTCTCAGACCTGCTGTCGCTTGTCATCACCACCGGCAAGGAGATCGAGAAGTCCTCACGCTTCCTTGACCAGATGACGGATATTGTGAGGAAAG GCATTGAGGCAGCCACCGAGGACCTCaagagggagaatgaggagaggcTGTGGCAGGAGGGCATTCTGAGACACGTCCCTATCGTGGGGTCAGTGTACAACTGGTTCTCGCCCCCACCACCTCCAGGCATCAAGGGAAGAACGCTGGACCTCACGGCAGGTGTTTTAGAGAGCACCGAGAACATCTACCGCTACCACATGCAG ATCCGCCACGGGTCAGCCCCCACACGCTCTGAGACCAAACTACCCCCTGCCCCATCCATCCAGACCCCAGTCAccccctctgcctcctccccctcccactcccggtcctcctccaccacctccgctCTCACGCCTGGCTCCACCCACTCCCGCAACACGTCGGAGAACCAGCCAATCGCAACGCAGCAGGACGGGAAGGCTGCGGTGTCAGCCAATGGGGTGCCAGCGCCGGCCCTCCAGTCAGCAGTAGTGGCAGTTCAGGGTCAATAG